A region of Dioscorea cayenensis subsp. rotundata cultivar TDr96_F1 chromosome 5, TDr96_F1_v2_PseudoChromosome.rev07_lg8_w22 25.fasta, whole genome shotgun sequence DNA encodes the following proteins:
- the LOC120261796 gene encoding ERAD-associated E3 ubiquitin-protein ligase HRD1-like isoform X1: protein MKLQTYAGFSFLAAITVIYHAFSSREQFYPAMVYLSTSKICLVILLNKGLVLMCMVWQLVKRIFLGSLREAEVERLNEQAWREVMEILFAITIFRQDFSVSFLAMVTALLLIKALHWLAQKRVEYIETTPSVTTLSHIRIVSFMGFLLTLDCLFFYSSLKPLIQTWQASVALFFAFEYMILATTTVATFIKYVFYVSDMLMDGQWEKKAVYTFYLELVRDLLHLSMYIIFFFVIFVNYGVPLHLIRELYETFRNFRIRVADYIRYRKLTSNMNERFPDATPAEINASDATCIICREEMITAKKLLCGHLFHVHCLRSWLERQHTCPTCRSLVVPPENGPAGVRRQHGNPQEAHQPGAATPGALTQGSADDATTENISQHQARLRAAAMAASLYDKSFVYPPRNTLLWSPGYPPVTTQAVGQTAQFAGNSDEEKLLKAQMINCIELQIKLLQSQLQAIQQEADRHATRTGDE, encoded by the exons ATGAAGCTTCAGACATATGCTGGGTTTAGTTTCCTGGCGGCGATCACTGTCATCTATCATGCGTTCAGTAGTAGAGAGCAGTTTTACCCGGCAATGGTGTACCTCTCCACTTCCAAGATTTGTCTGGTGATACTTCTGAACAAGGGCTTGGTGTTGATGTGCATGGTATGGCAGTTGGTGAAGCGCATATTTCTTGGTTCTTTGAGGGAAGCGGAAGTGGAGAGGCTGAATGAACAGGCTTGGAGGGAGGTCATGGAGATTCTGTTTGCAATCACCATATTCAGACAGGATTTCTCAGTGTCATTCCTTGCAATGGTGACAGCTCTTCTCTTGATTAAAGCGTTGCATTGGTTGGCACAGAAGAGGGTCGAGTACATTGAGACAACCCCATCAGTGACTACACTGTCTCATATCCGCATTGTCTCTTTTATGGGGTTTCTCCTGACCCTGGATTGCTTGTTCTTCTATAGTTCACTGAAGCCTCTGATACAGACATGGCAGGCATCGGTTGCACTCTTCTTTGCTTTCGA ATACATGATCCTGGCAACAACAACTGTAGCAACCTTCATTAAGTATGTCTTCTATGTTAGTGACATGCTCATGGATGGGCAATGGGAAAAGAAGGCTGTATACACATTCTACTTGGAACTTGTTCGTGACCTGCTTCACCTGTCAATGtacatcatcttctttttcgtGATATTTGT gAACTATGGTGTGCCCTTGCACTTGATACGTGAGCTATATGAGACATTCCGCAATTTCAGAATTCGTGTTGCTGATTATATTCGATACCGCAAACTGACATCTAACATGAATGAGCGATTCCCTGATGCAACACCTGCGGAGATCAATGC AAGTGACGCCACATGTATCATATGCCGGGAGGAGATGATCACTGCCAAAAAGCTGCTTTGTGGACACCTTTTTCATGTGCATTGTCTGAGGTCATGGCTAGAACGACAACATACTTGCCCAACTTGCCGATCATTGGTGGTTCCTCCTGAAAATGGTCCAGCTGGAGTCAGACGCCAACATGGAAACCCACAGGAAGCCCATCAACCTG GTGCAGCAACTCCGGGCGCATTAACTCAGGGATCGGCTGATGATGCAACAACTGAAAACATAAGCCAACATCAGGCCAGGCTTCGAGCTGCTGCCATGGCTGCTTCTCTGTATGACAAGTCCTTTGTTTATCCTCCCAGAAACACACTGCTTTG GTCACCTGGATATCCTCCGGTGACTACTCAGGCCGTGGGACAAACTGCACAATTTGCTGGCAACTCAGACGAAGAGAAGTTACTGAAGGCACAGATGATCAACTGCATCGAACTCCAGATAAAG TTACTTCAATCCCAGCTGCAAGCTATACAGCAGGAAGCAGATAGACATGCAACCCGAACCGGAGACGAATGA
- the LOC120261716 gene encoding protein FLOWERING LOCUS T-like has product MWRNLMDRDPLVVGGVIGDVLDPFIKSASLRVIYNNKELTNGSELRPSAIVNEPRVEIGGYDMRKLYTLVSSSSSSRCMVLCFIHDAGLLNICDVNLWCKVMIDPDAPSPSNPTHREYLHWLVTDIPESTNARFGNEIVSYENPRPTAGIHRIVFVLFQQDVRQTIYAPGWRQNFNKRDFAALYNLGLPVAAMFFNCQRENSCGGRR; this is encoded by the exons ATGTGGAGGAACTTGATGGATAGAGACCCTTTGGTTGTTGGTGGGGTGATCGGTGATGTTTTGGATCCATTCATCAAGTCGGCTTCCTTGAGGGTGATTTATAATAACAAGGAGCTCACTAATGGGTCCGAGCTCCGCCCATCTGCTATAGTTAATGAGCCAAGGGTGGAGATAGGGGGCTATGACATGAGGAAGCTTTATACTCTTgtaagtagtagtagtagtagtcgGTGCATGGTTTTGTGTTTCATTCATGATGCGGGATTACTAAACATATGTGATGTGAATCTTTGGTGCAAGGTTATGATAGATCCCGATGCACCGAGTCCTAGCAATCCAACACACAGAGAGTATCTGCATTG GTTGGTGACAGATATACCGGAATCAACAAATGCGAGGTTTG GAAATGAAATAGTCAGCTACGAGAACCCACGGCCAACAGCAGGGATTCATCGCATTGTGTTTGTGCTCTTCCAACAAGATGTTCGGCAAACAATTTATGCACCTGGATGGCGACAGAACTTCAACAAAAGAGACTTTGCAGCACTTTACAACCTGGGGCTACCTGTTGCCGCAATGTTCTTCAATTGCCAGAGGGAGAATAGTTGTGGCGGTAGAAGGTAA
- the LOC120260698 gene encoding 1-aminocyclopropane-1-carboxylate oxidase-like — MAVPVIDFSKLEGDEREKTMAEIAKGCEGWGFFQLVNHGISTELLERVKKVCSDCFKLEREDRFKSSNTVHLLNNLVDTKEEGKRLEDIDWEDVFLLQDNNQWPSNPPEFIEIMKEYRKELKTLAEKVMEVMDENLGLEKGYIKRAFSGEDQPFFGTKVSHYPPCPHPEMVTGLRAHTDAGGVILLFQDDKVGGLEMLKDGEWLDVQPLPNAIVINTGDQIEVISNGKYKSAWHRVLAKTDGNRRSIASFYNPSLSATIAPATEKVEKKVLNEGKSENDEEIEYPKFVFGDYMEVYVKQKFLPKEPRFHAVRAV, encoded by the exons ATGGCGGTTCCAGTGATTGATTTCTCAAAGTTGGAAGGAGATGAGAGGGAGAAAACAATGGCTGAAATTGCCAAGGGATGTGAAGGATGGGGTTTCTTTCAG CTTGTGAACCATGGAATCTCTACCGAGCTTTTAGAAAGAGTAAAGAAAGTGTGTTCCGATTGTTTCAAGTTAGAAAGAGAAGACAGATTCAAAAGCTCGAACACGGTTCATTTACTTAATAACTTAGTCGATACAAAAGAGGAGGGAAAACGCTTGGAAGATATCGATTGGGAGGATGTTTTCCTCCTCCAAGACAATAACCAATGGCCTTCTAATCCTCCGGAGTTCAT AGAAATAATGAAAGAGTATAGAAAGGAATTGAAAACACTTGCTGAGAAAGTGATGGAAGTTATGGATGAGAATCTTGGATTAGAGAAAGGATACATAAAGAGAGCATTCTCCGGCGAAGATCAACCGTTCTTCGGGACGAAAGTGAGTCATTATCCTCCTTGCCCACACCCGGAAATGGTCACCGGTCTCCGGGCACACACCGATGCCGGAGGAGTCATTCTTCTCTTCCAAGACGACAAAGTTGGCGGTCTCGAAATGCTTAAAGACGGCGAATGGCTCGACGTGCAACCATTGCCCAATGCCATTGTTATAAACACAGGAGATCAAATTGAAGTGATTAGCAATGGCAAGTATAAGAGTGCTTGGCACCGAGTGCTTGCTAAAACCGACGGTAATCGTCGGTCTATCGCTtcattttataatccttcactGAGTGCGACGATTGCACCGGCAACGGAGAAGGTTGAGAAGAAGGTGTTGAATGAAGGAAAGAGTGAAAATGATGAAGAGATTGAGTATCCAAAGTTTGTTTTTGGGGATTATATGGAAGTGTATGTCAAGCAGAAGTTCTTGCCAAAGGAGCCAAGGTTTCATGCAGTGAGAGCTGTTTGA
- the LOC120260719 gene encoding amino-acid permease BAT1 homolog encodes MSAQSRCSSDLSPADAMDSGEKRLNELGYKQELRREMTLFKTLAISFSTMTLFTGITPLYGSSLLYAGPAALVWGWVVVSFFTWFVGIAMAEICSSFPTTGSLYFWAAHLAGPVWGPFASWCCAWLETIGLIAGIGTQAYAGSQVLQSIILLCTGTNKGGGYLAPRGVFLAMYVGLTIIWAILNTFALEVIAFIDIISIWWQVIGGFVIVIMLPLVALSTQSASYVFSHFETAPASTGINSKPYAVILAVTVSQYSLYGYDAAAHLTEETKGADKNGPIAILSSIGIITIFGWAYILALTFSIQNFDYLYDTNNETAGVFVPAQILYDAFHGRYHNSTGAIIVLFVIWGSFFFGGLSITTSAARVVYALSRDQGIPFSSIWRHIHPKHKVPANAVWLCAAICILLGLPILKVNVVFTAITSICTVGWVGGYAVPIFARMIMPEKKFNPGPFYLGKARRPVCLIAFLWICYTCSVFLLPTLYPIKWDTFNYAPVALGVCITLIMFWWIVDARKWFKGPVRNIDDQIEKV; translated from the exons ATGAGCGCCCAATCCCGCTGCTCTTCGGATCTCAGTCCAGCCGACGCCATGGATTCCGGCGAGAAGCGGCTCAATGAGCTCGGATACAAGCAAGAGCTCCGGCGAGAGATG ACGTTGTTCAAGACGCTGGCAATCTCGTTCTCGACTATGACGTTGTTCACCGGCATCACGCCGTTGTATGGATCCAGCTTGCTGTATGCCGGGCCGGCGGCGCTGGTTTGGGGCTGGGTCGTTGTCTCCTTCTTCACTTGGTTTGTTGGTATCGCCATGGCTGAGATCTGCTCATCTTTTCCT ACCACTGGTTCTCTGTATTTTTGGGCTGCTCATCTAGCAGGTCCAGTATGGGGTCCATTTGCTTCATGGTGTTGTGCATGGTTGGAGACTATTGGCCTTATTGCTGGTATAGGCACACAG GCTTATGCTGGATCACAAGTGTTGCAGAGTATCATTTTACTGTGCACTGGGACTAACAAGGGTGGAGGTTATTTGGCGCCTCGTGGAGTTTTTCTTGCTATGTATGTGGGACTTACAATTATTTGGGCGATACTCAACACATTTGCTCTTGAAGTTATTGCCTTCATCGATATAATATCTATCTGGTGGCAG GTTATTGGAGGATTTGTCATAGTTATAATGCTTCCTCTTGTGGCATTGAGCACACAAAGTGCTTCTTATGTATTTAGTCATTTTGAAACAGCTCCAGCATCAACTGGTATAAACAGCAAGCCATATGCAGTAATTCTAGCAGTTACTGTTAGTCAGTACTCACTATACGGATACGACGCTGCAGCACATTTAACTGAAGAAACAAAAGGCGCTGACAAGAATGGCCCTATCGCTATCCTTTCTAGCATCGGCATCATTACTATATTCGGATGGGCCTATATCTTAGCTCTCACTTTCAGCATTCAG AATTTTGACTATTTGTATGATACTAACAATGAGACGGCAGGAGTGTTTGTACCGGCACAAATACTCTACGATGCTTTCCACGGGCGCTACCATAATTCAACGGGAGCCATAATTGTGTTGTTTGTCATTTGGGGTTCTTTTTTCTTCGGTGGCCTTTCAATCACTACAAGTGCAGCCAGGGTG GTATACGCATTATCAAGGGACCAAGGGATACCTTTCTCATCGATATGGCGACATATTCATCCTAAACACAAGGTTCCGGCCAATGCAGTGTGGTTATGTGCAGCAATCTGCATTCTTCTCGGACTTCCTATTCTGAAAGTGAATGTAGTCTTCACAGCAATTACTTCCATATGCACTGTAGGATGGGTTGGAGGTTACGCGGTACCAATCTTTGCCAGGATGATAATGCCGGAGAAAAAGTTCAATCCCGGACCTTTTTatcttggaaaagcaagaagGCCGGTTTGCTTGATTGCATTTCTGTGGATTTGCTACACTTGTTCTGTCTTCCTTCTGCCAACTTTGTATCCAATCAAATGGGATACATTCAATTATGCACCTGTGGCACTTGGTGTTTGCATCACATTGATAATGTTTTGGTGGATTGTGGATGCAAGGAAATGGTTCAAAGGGCCTGTGAGAAACATTGATGATCAGATTGAGAAGGTGTGA
- the LOC120261796 gene encoding ERAD-associated E3 ubiquitin-protein ligase HRD1-like isoform X2: MKLQTYAGFSFLAAITVIYHAFSSREQFYPAMVYLSTSKICLVILLNKGLVLMCMVWQLVKRIFLGSLREAEVERLNEQAWREVMEILFAITIFRQDFSVSFLAMVTALLLIKALHWLAQKRVEYIETTPSVTTLSHIRIVSFMGFLLTLDCLFFYSSLKPLIQTWQASVALFFAFEYMILATTTVATFIKYVFYVSDMLMDGQWEKKAVYTFYLELVRDLLHLSMYIIFFFVIFVNYGVPLHLIRELYETFRNFRIRVADYIRYRKLTSNMNERFPDATPAEINASDATCIICREEMITAKKLLCGHLFHVHCLRSWLERQHTCPTCRSLVVPPENGPAGVRRQHGNPQEAHQPATPGALTQGSADDATTENISQHQARLRAAAMAASLYDKSFVYPPRNTLLWSPGYPPVTTQAVGQTAQFAGNSDEEKLLKAQMINCIELQIKLLQSQLQAIQQEADRHATRTGDE; the protein is encoded by the exons ATGAAGCTTCAGACATATGCTGGGTTTAGTTTCCTGGCGGCGATCACTGTCATCTATCATGCGTTCAGTAGTAGAGAGCAGTTTTACCCGGCAATGGTGTACCTCTCCACTTCCAAGATTTGTCTGGTGATACTTCTGAACAAGGGCTTGGTGTTGATGTGCATGGTATGGCAGTTGGTGAAGCGCATATTTCTTGGTTCTTTGAGGGAAGCGGAAGTGGAGAGGCTGAATGAACAGGCTTGGAGGGAGGTCATGGAGATTCTGTTTGCAATCACCATATTCAGACAGGATTTCTCAGTGTCATTCCTTGCAATGGTGACAGCTCTTCTCTTGATTAAAGCGTTGCATTGGTTGGCACAGAAGAGGGTCGAGTACATTGAGACAACCCCATCAGTGACTACACTGTCTCATATCCGCATTGTCTCTTTTATGGGGTTTCTCCTGACCCTGGATTGCTTGTTCTTCTATAGTTCACTGAAGCCTCTGATACAGACATGGCAGGCATCGGTTGCACTCTTCTTTGCTTTCGA ATACATGATCCTGGCAACAACAACTGTAGCAACCTTCATTAAGTATGTCTTCTATGTTAGTGACATGCTCATGGATGGGCAATGGGAAAAGAAGGCTGTATACACATTCTACTTGGAACTTGTTCGTGACCTGCTTCACCTGTCAATGtacatcatcttctttttcgtGATATTTGT gAACTATGGTGTGCCCTTGCACTTGATACGTGAGCTATATGAGACATTCCGCAATTTCAGAATTCGTGTTGCTGATTATATTCGATACCGCAAACTGACATCTAACATGAATGAGCGATTCCCTGATGCAACACCTGCGGAGATCAATGC AAGTGACGCCACATGTATCATATGCCGGGAGGAGATGATCACTGCCAAAAAGCTGCTTTGTGGACACCTTTTTCATGTGCATTGTCTGAGGTCATGGCTAGAACGACAACATACTTGCCCAACTTGCCGATCATTGGTGGTTCCTCCTGAAAATGGTCCAGCTGGAGTCAGACGCCAACATGGAAACCCACAGGAAGCCCATCAACCTG CAACTCCGGGCGCATTAACTCAGGGATCGGCTGATGATGCAACAACTGAAAACATAAGCCAACATCAGGCCAGGCTTCGAGCTGCTGCCATGGCTGCTTCTCTGTATGACAAGTCCTTTGTTTATCCTCCCAGAAACACACTGCTTTG GTCACCTGGATATCCTCCGGTGACTACTCAGGCCGTGGGACAAACTGCACAATTTGCTGGCAACTCAGACGAAGAGAAGTTACTGAAGGCACAGATGATCAACTGCATCGAACTCCAGATAAAG TTACTTCAATCCCAGCTGCAAGCTATACAGCAGGAAGCAGATAGACATGCAACCCGAACCGGAGACGAATGA